The Sesamum indicum cultivar Zhongzhi No. 13 linkage group LG6, S_indicum_v1.0, whole genome shotgun sequence genome has a segment encoding these proteins:
- the LOC105164299 gene encoding 14 kDa proline-rich protein DC2.15-like yields the protein MDSKKSSSAILFLCINLMFFALVSGCYLGCNNPVPKPNPNPNPNPNPNPVKGTCPRDALKLGICAKLLNGSVGTEIGSPPDHPCCSALGGLLDLEAAVCLCTALKANILGINLNIPISLSLLINTCGKTLPKDFICA from the coding sequence ATGGATTCCAAGAAATCCTCCTCAGCTATTCTCTTCCTCTGCATTAACCTCATGTTCTTTGCCCTAGTGAGTGGTTGTTACTTGGGTTGCAATAACCCAGTCCCCAAGCCTAATCCGAACCCAAACCCAAACCCAAATCCGAACCCGGTAAAGGGCACCTGCCCGAGGGATGCCCTAAAACTAGGCATATGCGCAAAGCTTCTAAATGGCAGCGTTGGGACAGAAATTGGAAGCCCACCAGACCATCCATGCTGCTCAGCACTTGGTGGGCTACTGGATCTTGAGGCTGCAGTTTGCCTCTGCACTGCATTGAAAGCCAACATTCTTGGAATCAACCTAAACATTCCTATCTCATTGAGCTTGCTTATTAACACTTGTGGGAAGACCCTCCCTAAGGATTTTATCTGTGCCTAA